ACCCAGAGCAAAGCAGTCTCTCGATCCATCTGGACCCAATCCCTCTTTGCTGGTAAGGAAACCTGTCTTGCTTGGATCGCTGTTCGTTCGATTCGCTCTCTTGTTTTCTCTGCTGTGAACAATTAAATCTGTTTTCCTTCGAAGATCAATCAATCCCAGTCGACGCCATCCCATCCCATACCCCCGTTTTGCAACTTCAATACTAGCTGACCGGGTTTTGTTCACatttttttctcttctttttttagATGTTTATTCGCAATTCCTGGGTAGACATAGTACCATCCAGGGGCGGTGCCAGGGCCTCCAGATCAGAATGTCAAATGCATCTTAGAATTTTAAGCTTCTCCTCTTGTTGATCATCgcccttttcttttctttttagaGTAACAGGGAGATCAAGGCCCCTGTTCCATTATGCATGATTAGTTGATCCTGGTCCTGACCATGTTGCTTGTCATGCATCTATAGGTGTTTGATCACAGGTTGAGATGGACCCTCCAGTTGCCGATCCTGGACCAACCAAGGATGAAGGTCAGCAACACATATCAGAATGACGAACATTGTTTATCAACTTTAAGTCACTGATGGTGATTCCAAGTTATGTGTTTGCAGGTGTTGGATCTAAGGGTGAAATGGATCTTCCAGTTGCCAATCCTGGACCGGTGAGGGATGAAGGTCAGCTTCTCCAGTGCCCGTATTGTGATTCCGAAGCAATGCACAAACTAGCGCAATTCTTGCTCCCTGGTTTGGCTGCGGTCTGTGTCGACGGTACGACGGGTGATCTGTTCAGGAGCCCGTCTGTTGTTGCTGTTGACCTCAGGCAAGAAATGGTGGACTACATTACACAAAGAAGTGAAACGTTCATAGCTGATACTCTCATTGAATCGGAGGTGGAACAAAACGCTGACAATCAAATGCCAGATGACCCTTATGAGGTCATATCAATCTTCATGGATGATTTCAGTCGCACGAAAAGGAACATCATTGGCCATGTCTCTGGGTGGTTGTTGAGCGACAGCCGCGAAGATAAGATCGATGATTTTGTCCAGGAAATGGATATGACCCGCTTCTGGCCACTAGAAAGGAGAGAAGGGATCGCCGAGGTCCTCCTCAAGAATGTGGACATTAAAACTAAGTTCCACTGCCCTGAGAAATATGAAAACGAGGAACGTCTTGCTGATCACAAGGCACAGTGTAGCTTCAGGCCTGTCACTTGCCCGAACGATGGATGCCGAGCGAAAGTTTCTGTCCGGTGCATGCAGGATCATGATGCAGCTTGTCTCTTCAAGATCCTTCAGTGTGAGCAGAACTGCGAGAAACGGCTTCTGAGGCGTGATATGGATAGACATTGCGTTACTGTCTGCCCCATGAGGCCCATGAAGTGCCCTTTCGGCTGTGATTCTTCGTTCCCTGAACATAACCTCGAGGAGCACTGTTCAGAGAGTCTCCAGCAGCACCTGCTTAAGGTCCTTCAGGTGATTCACAAAAAAGGTTTTACGGCCGATCAGCTGAACGACCGTGCTCTAGAGCTGGAGAAGGTTAGGCTTTTGATCTTGCAATTTGCAAAGTGTAACATATCTTTCTTCACTGCCCTCTTATTTGCATTTAAATATTGTCATAAATAAATACATATCCTTGAAACAAATGAATAGACTGAACATGTGTTATTACTAAAATGATCTGTACTTTCTGCAGTCTGAAGATCGTGGTAAACTGGCTAAAGCTCGGGATGCAAGATCTCTTACTAATATTGTGAAGGATCTTGAAGCAAAGAAGACACCACCAAGTTGATTAGCTTGAAGGATCTAATATACGCCAGAAATGTGAGCTGGATATTGGCATGGATTAGTTGCAGAGTTGTTTCCGCACAAAGTATATAGAGAAGTAACCTAAAATTTGAGTCTTTCTGTCACTTTTTTTCTTTTCGTTATGATTTTGCAGACAATCAGTTAGGTTTTTCCTGCGTGTTTTTGTTTGAACGGAAATCGATCCAGTTTTTTTAGATGTATTTTTTTCCGTTATTGATGTATATTTGCAATTTTTGTTTCTATGAAACAAGAAGTACATGAGATGATAATGTATTTTCTTGAACAAACAGTTCTATGCTTGATTAGAGCTTGGAGTGTGTGTTCTAGTTCCTGGTGGTCCTTTGGAAACATAATTGATATTTCGTTCCCTATTACAGTTTCTACATCAGCCCCATTTGCAGAAGCTCGTGATCATTCAACCAAAAACTCCAGCACC
This sequence is a window from Aegilops tauschii subsp. strangulata cultivar AL8/78 chromosome 7, Aet v6.0, whole genome shotgun sequence. Protein-coding genes within it:
- the LOC109780883 gene encoding uncharacterized protein isoform X2 encodes the protein MAVKMVMEMVDAGISLYVVLVMAISSLLISPSSPLRLGPHIEGTQRGCLTTTAMTDRIRNDPTCQVQEEVEMDPPVADPGPTKDEGVGSKGEMDLPVANPGPVRDEGQLLQCPYCDSEAMHKLAQFLLPGLAAVCVDGTTGDLFRSPSVVAVDLRQEMVDYITQRSETFIADTLIESEVEQNADNQMPDDPYEVISIFMDDFSRTKRNIIGHVSGWLLSDSREDKIDDFVQEMDMTRFWPLERREGIAEVLLKNVDIKTKFHCPEKYENEERLADHKAQCSFRPVTCPNDGCRAKVSVRCMQDHDAACLFKILQCEQNCEKRLLRRDMDRHCVTVCPMRPMKCPFGCDSSFPEHNLEEHCSESLQQHLLKVLQVIHKKGFTADQLNDRALELEKSEDRGKLAKARDARSLTNIVKDLEAKKTPPS
- the LOC109780883 gene encoding uncharacterized protein isoform X1 yields the protein MDPPVADPGPTKDEGVGSKGEMDLPVANPGPVRDEGQLLQCPYCDSEAMHKLAQFLLPGLAAVCVDGTTGDLFRSPSVVAVDLRQEMVDYITQRSETFIADTLIESEVEQNADNQMPDDPYEVISIFMDDFSRTKRNIIGHVSGWLLSDSREDKIDDFVQEMDMTRFWPLERREGIAEVLLKNVDIKTKFHCPEKYENEERLADHKAQCSFRPVTCPNDGCRAKVSVRCMQDHDAACLFKILQCEQNCEKRLLRRDMDRHCVTVCPMRPMKCPFGCDSSFPEHNLEEHCSESLQQHLLKVLQVIHKKGFTADQLNDRALELEKSEDRGKLAKARDARSLTNIVKDLEAKKTPPS